TAGCGGCCTGAACGTGGAAAACTACGAGAACTTTATCCAGACCGATGCCGCTATCAACCGCGGTAACTCCGGCGGGGCGCTGGTTAACCTGAACGGCGAGCTTATCGGTATCAACACGGCGATTCTGGCCCCGGACGGCGGTAACATCGGTATCGGCTTTGCTATCCCGAGTAACATGGTGAAAAACCTGACCGCTCAGATGGTGCAGTACGGTCAGGTCCGTCGCGGCGAGCTGGGGATTATGGGCACTGAGCTGAACTCCGAACTGGCGAAAGCGATGAAAGTCGACGCCCAGCGCGGCGCGTTTGTCAGCCAGGTTATGCCTAACTCCTCCGCAGCGAAAGCGGGCATTAAGGCCGGGGATGTGATTGCTTCCCTGAATAATAAGCCTATCAGCAGCTTTGCGGCGCTGCGTGCAGAAGTGGGTTCTATGCCGGTGGGCAGCAAAATTTCGCTGGGCCTGCTGCGCGACGGTAAGCCAGTTACAGTGAGTCTGGAACTGCAGCAAAGCACTCAGAACCAGGTTGATGCCGCCACTATCTTCACCGGTATCGAAGGCGCCGAGATGAGTAACCGCGGTGGTAAAGATCAGAAAGGTGTGCAGGTCACCAGCGTGAAGCCGAATACCCCGGCAGCGCGTATTGGCCTGAAAAAAGGTGACATCATTGTTGGCGTAAACCAGCAGGCAGTGAACAACATCGCTGAGCTGCGTAAGGTGATGGACAGCAAGCCGTCGGTGATGGCGCTGAGCATTCAGCGTGGTGATTCGTCGATTTACCTGCTGATGCAGTAATCTCTGTGTAGCATTAAAAAGGGCCGCAAACGCGGCCCTTTTTTTATGGCTTTCTGAACTACTTGTTGCGGGTCAGTTTTTCCAGATCGGATTCAATTTCGCTGATCTTGTTGGTCACCACGGATTCGAGGTGGCGCAGATCGT
This Klebsiella michiganensis DNA region includes the following protein-coding sequences:
- a CDS encoding serine endoprotease (protease Do; required at high temperature; degrades damaged proteins); translation: MKKTTLAMSALALSLGLALSPMSASAAETASSASAAQPLPSLAPMLEQVMPSVVSINVEGSTTVNTPRMGRNFQQFFGDNSPFCQDGSPFQSSPFCQGGGAQGGGDGGSQQQKFMALGSGVIIDAAKGYVVTNNHVVDNANVIKVQLSDGRKFDAKVVGKDPRSDIALIQLQDPKNLTAIKIADSDALRVGDYTVAIGNPYGLGETVTSGIVSALGRSGLNVENYENFIQTDAAINRGNSGGALVNLNGELIGINTAILAPDGGNIGIGFAIPSNMVKNLTAQMVQYGQVRRGELGIMGTELNSELAKAMKVDAQRGAFVSQVMPNSSAAKAGIKAGDVIASLNNKPISSFAALRAEVGSMPVGSKISLGLLRDGKPVTVSLELQQSTQNQVDAATIFTGIEGAEMSNRGGKDQKGVQVTSVKPNTPAARIGLKKGDIIVGVNQQAVNNIAELRKVMDSKPSVMALSIQRGDSSIYLLMQ